From a single Brassica napus cultivar Da-Ae chromosome C9, Da-Ae, whole genome shotgun sequence genomic region:
- the LOC125592934 gene encoding uncharacterized protein LOC125592934 produces MELELPKRLYAEGSEPRVKKINNSCRMELIRDLKKAMCAEYDDVKRDPVFTHIMAIAENDLKFSGKLVDSFICRQLITSKLHEKWFVFARTPLRFSLQEYHAVTGLKITRETNSDVVKWKNDGGFWSNLLHTGGKITLQSIRKVHLQEVHTWTRLDRMRLIYLCVIVGVVMGRDEKVSIPHMYIKLVMDFDKVRKFHWGLHSYDFLLSSIEKAMKKLGKKESYIFEGFSYALQIWIMEAIPDFGEILGRRVSDSFKGPRCGNWKGVAKVSYEDIIELEDSLTKKDNFFSVISVTGNGDVFLDAQYTREGEMEDERVDLVLGRIRNKYDWSNTDWPVLDPEESKMEEPDSHDRGSEADKIVDHTDVVADEENSSVKVAGKGKRKFLDEGAETRKKKVLCKRSAEKFLTFGPETMSFIEGLIRTSVTSLGDVLSMQMANMERVFTERMGKMEIEVSQLKDAISLTGEGSYPSKKETEEAPLNSKAKEAPPKSKGAQAPPKSKGAQAQPKRKGDQPTPTKKWNDEEMDRTKEDSPDAALVFFREEDWEKVRTWSTSSTPIRIGPATLDFEIANRLMDKSEWLNSLEIDAAMYVFRERTSLKRWRPHRVAFMTVVFSNMIKKEYGHLEAQGRKSYMLHNLLLQFGKGVLPPHGRTHEIWNIDVDRLYVPVHVSGNHWIALCISFVTRSIEVFDCSGKKRYKEVDGFANLIPRIVKAVQPMRHQKDFAVGAYTVSYVPVGNLNKSACDCGVYAVKFIECHALGLELSLLHDGNIIEARHRILWDLWEAANDPELIDRMSKYQSPECLSSTVEEIL; encoded by the exons ATGGAGCTTGAGCTACCCAAACGATTGTATGCAGAGGGTTCAGAACCTCGGGttaagaagatcaacaacagTTGTCGCATGGAACTTATCAGAGATCTGAAGAAAGCTATGTGTGCAGAGTACGATGATGTGAAGAGAGATCCTGTTTTCACACATATCATGGCTATTGCCGAAAATGATCTCAAGTTCTCTGGGAAACTAGTGGATAGCTTCATATGTAGACAGCTGATTACCTCAAAGCTGCATGAGAAGTGGTTTGTTTTTGCGAGGACGCCTCTCCGGTTTTCGCTTCAGGAGTACCATGCTGTGACAGGCCTCAAGATTACACGGGAAACTAACAGTGACGTAGTGAAATGGAAAAACGACGGGGGTTTTTGGAGTAACCTACTGCACACAGGTGGTAAGATCACCTTGCAGTCGATCAGAAAGGTTCATCTACAAGAAGTTCACACTTGGACGCGGCTTGATAGGATGAGGTTGATCTACTTGTGTGTAATAGTGGGTGTGGTGAtggggagagatgagaaggtgTCCATCCCTCATATGTACATCAAGTTGGTGATGGATTTTGACAAGGTTCGGAAGTTCCATTGGGGTCTTCACTCGTATGATTTCCTGTTGAGTTCGATTGAGAAGGCAATGAAGAAGTTGGGTAAGAAGGAGAGCTACATTTTCGAGGGTTTCTCCTATGCTCTCCAGATTTGGATTATGGAGGCAATTCCTGATTTTGGAGAAATATTAGGCAGAAGAGTCTCAGACAGCTTCAAAGGTCCAAGGTGTGGCAATTGGAAAGGAGTTGCAAAAGTTTCTTATGAAGACATCATTGAGCTCGAGGACTCCTTAACTAAGAAG gataacttcttctcggTCATATCAGTGACTGGTAATGGTGATGTGTTTCTAGAtgctcagtacacaagggaggGTGAGATGGAAGATGAACGAGTGGACCTTGTTTTGGGGAGGATCAGGAACAAGTATGATTGGAGCAACACAGACTGGCCAGTTTTAGACCCTGAAGAGTCTAAAATGGAGGAACCCGACAGCCATGATAGAGGGTCAGAAGCTGATAAGATCGTGGATCATACGGATGTTGTAGCAGACGAGGAGAACTCTTCGGTTAAGGTCGCAGGAAAAGGCAAGAGAAAGTTTCTTGATGAAGGAGCAGagacaagaaagaagaaggtgCTGTGTAAGCGATCAGCAGAAAAGTTTCTGACTTTTGGTCCTGAAACTATGAGTTTCATTGAGGGTCTTATCCGCACATCTGTCACTTCATTGGGAGATGTGCTCAGTATGCAAATGGCGAATATGGAGAGGGTGTTTACAGAGAGGATGGGAAAGATGGAGATTGAGGTTTCACAGCTCAAGGACGCAATCAGTTTGACTGGTGAAGGAAGCTATCCTAGTAAGAAAGAAACTGAAGAAGCTCCACTAAACAGCAAAGCCAAGGAAGCTCCACCTAAGAGCAAAGGCGCTCAAGCTCCACCTAAGAGCAAAGGCGCTCAAGCTCAACCTAAGCGCAAAGGCGATCAACCTACTCCAACAAAAAAG TGGAATGATGAGGAAATGGATCGAACCAAAGAAGACTCGCCAGATGCCGCGTTGGTGTTTTTCCGTGAAGAGGATTGGGAAAAAGTTAGAACTTGGTCAACTTCCTCCAC ACCTATACGGATTGGACCTGCCactttagattttgagattgCTAATCGTCTTATGGATAAATCTGAGTGGTTAAATAGCTTG GAGATTGACGCTGCAATGTACGTATTCCGGGAGAGAACATCTTTGAAACGATGGAGACCTCATCGTGTCGCCTTCATGACTGTCGTCTTCAGCAATATGATTAAAAAAGAGTATGGTCATTTAGAAGCTCAGGGTAGAAAGAGCTACATGCTTCATAATTTGCTACTGCAGTTCGGTAAAGGAGTCCTTCCACCACATGGCAGGACACATGAGATATGGAATATAGATGTGGATCGCCTGTATGTCCCTGTTCATGTCAGTGGGAATCATTGGATCGCCTTGTGCATCAGTTTCGTGACGAGGAGCATTGAAGTGTTCGACTGCTCGGGTAAGAAAAGGTACAAGGAGGTGGATGGGTTCGCAAACCTTATTCCGCGTATTGTCAAGGCAGTTCAGCCTATGAGACACCAGAAGGATTTCGCAGTCGGTGCATATACTGTTTCCTATGTCCCCGTTGGGAATCTGAATAAAAGTGCATGCGACTGTGGCGTCTATGCAGTGAAGTTCATTGAGTGTCATGCGCTTGGATTGGAGTTGTCGTTGTTGCATGATGGTAACATTATCGAAGCTCGCCACAGGATTCTATGGGATCTTTGGGAAGCAGCTAATGATCCGGAATTGATTGATAGGATGTCAAAGTATCAATCCCCGGAGTGTCTCTCTTCGACTGTAGAAGAGATTTTGTGA
- the LOC106398806 gene encoding uncharacterized protein LOC106398806, protein MHIYTTCGVWEFGATTGWVFTADERGARLLLLESTSTLEVFKRMVLEDFDMEEDSLPDLELSYLPNELINTSTCPPVIIANDRQLQNFVGFVQKCVSTRLCVTSKAKVENLNEPDFDLNKSPADSTTAQEEGNSVDRGNEPAPVFVERQCEEKKEKIRRVEVDEDAYHADTMISAKEDVHKMSKFSVLNVVKKGQLFENKTLLKATFEICAMKHNFHYEVIKTDRQLWYVRCEDNACNWCVRAECLQDSEYFIIKKYVGEHTCAPSNKTKPGRTASAKTIGSLIMHRYEGVKEGPKCNDIIQIMLMDHGCEITKSLAWDAREYAVNAVRGIPERSYGKIPKYLHMLREANPGTHSSYEIDSKGRFRYLFIAFGQSLRGFNRVIRRVIVVDGTFLKNKYKGVLLVATAVDGNSNLYPLAFGVVDSENENSWEWFMRQLNSVIADDHHLAFISDRHAAIAKALETVYPTAKHGICIHHLLNNVVTYYHGKGLVGLVAKASKVYRVAEFEKIFANVCNISPAIGKYLRDAEVQKWARCQFSGYRYDIRTTNPAESINSALRSPREYPIIPLLDSIREMLTRWFYNRKKKISKHNHPLTEDVEKKIERRTEKGKRFAVYPVSDGRLLVRGDKIDCLVDLDRRTCSCGKYNLMKIPCRHAIKAGFHVGRQPHTLTDLFYTTEAWREAYHESINPIAVPEDAWSMPEDVVVDNVLPPESRKSVGRNRKRRYETVEDKLRSSQTSQKRQPRKCSRCGISGHNRATCKIPI, encoded by the coding sequence atgcatatctatacaACATGTGGTGTTTGGGAGTTTGGAGCAACCACGGGATGGGTTTTTACGGCTGATGAGAGAGGGGCTAGGCTACTGTTATTGGAATCAACTTCTACCTTAGAGGTTTTTAAAAGAATGGTTTTGGAAGattttgatatggaagaagatagcTTACCCGATTTGGAGTTGAGTTATCTACCTAATGAGTTGATCAATACATCAACTTGTCCGcctgtgatcattgcaaatgATCGACAGCTTCAGaattttgttggttttgttCAAAAGTGTGTTTCTACTCGATTGTGTGTAACATCTAAAGCCAAAGTTGAGAATCTGAATGAACCAGACTTTGATCTTAACAAGTCGCCAGCTGATTCAACTACTGCTCAAGAGGAGGGAAACTCGGTTGATAGGGGGAATGAACCAGCTCCTGTGTTTGTTGAGAGGCAGTGcgaggaaaagaaagaaaagattagaAGAGTCGAAGTTGATGAGGATGCCTATCATGCCGATACCATGATCTCGGCCAAAGAGGACGTACATAAGATGTCAAAGTTTTCTGTGCTCAATGTTGTTAAGAAGGGACAATTGTTTGAGAACAAAACTTTGCTGAAGGCGACTTTCGAGATATGTGCAATGAAGCATAACTTTCACTATGAGGTTATCAAAACGGATAGACAACTTTGGTACGTTAGATGTGAGGATAATGCATGCAATTGGTGTGTTCGAGCAGAGTGTTTGCAGGATTCTGAATATTTCATTATCAAAAAGTATGTCGGTgaacatacatgtgcaccttcaaacaaaaccaaaccgggTAGGACTGCTTCGGCCAAAACTATAGGCAGTCTGATTATGCATAGGTATGAAGGGGTTAAGGAAGGGCCGAAATGCAATGATATAATACAGATTATGCTTATGGATCATGGCTGTGAGATCACGAAATCTTTAGCATGGGATGCTCGTGAATATGCGGTTAATGCTGTTAGAGGTATACCAGAGAGAAGTTATGGAAAAATACCGAAATACTTGCACATGCTCAGAGAGGCTAATCCGGGAACACATTCATCGTATGAGATTGACAGCAAAGGGAGATTTCGGTACCTGTTTATTGCATTTGGGCAATCGCTACGAGGATTTAACAGAGTCATAAGGAGGGTTATTGTGGTTGATGGCACTTTTCTGAAGAACAAATACAAAGGAGTTCTATTGGTTGCAACTGCTGTAGACGGAAATTCTAATTTGTATCCTCTTGCATTCGGAGTAGTCGACTCAGAGAATGAAaattcttgggaatggtttatgaGACAACTAAATAGTGTCATTGCTGATGATCATCATTTGGCTTTCATTTCGGATAGACATGCGGCCATTGCTAAGGCGCTTGAGACTGTGTATCCAACAGCTAAACATGGTATTTGCATTCAtcatttgttgaataatgtgGTAACATATTACCATGGGAAAGGACTTGTTGGGTTGGTTGCAAAGGCGTCCAAGGTTTATAGAGTTGCTGAGTTTGAAAAGATATTTGCTAATGTGTGTAATATCAGTCCGGCAATTGGAAAATACCTAAGGGATGCTGAAGTCCAAAAGTGGGCAAGATGTCAATTCTCTGGATATAGATATGACATAAGGACAACAAACCCTGCCGAATCCATCAACTCTGCTTTGCGTTCGCCGAGAGAGTATCCAATCATTCCCTTGTTGGACAGTATCAGAGAAATGCTGACTCGGTGGTTTTATAACCGTAAGAAAAAGATTTCAAAGCATAATCATCCTCTTACCGAAGATGTGGAGAAAAAGATTGAAAGGAGAACCGAGAAAGGCAAAAGATTTGCAGTTTACCCTGTCAGCGATGGTCGCTTGCTTGTTAGAGGTGATAAAATCGACTGCTTAGTTGATTTGGATAGACGTACTTGCTCATGTGGGAAGTACAACCTGATGAAGATACCTTGTCGGCACGCAATTAAAGCTGGGTTTCATGTTGGCAGACAGCCACACACATTAACTGATTTATTTTACACTACAGAAGCTTGGCGAGAAGCTTATCATGAAAGCATCAATCCTATTGCTGTTCCTGAGGATGCTTGGTCCATGCCAGAAGATGTTGTCGTGGACAATGTGCTACCACCAGAGTCAAGAAAATCAGTTGGAAGGAATAGAAAACGGAGATATGAAACTGTTGAAGATAAACTTCGGTCATCGCAAACATCACAAAAGAGGCAGCCTCGCAAGTGTAGTAGATGTGGTATTAGTGGGCACAACAGAGCAACTTGTAAAATACCAATATAG